In Malus sylvestris chromosome 16, drMalSylv7.2, whole genome shotgun sequence, the following are encoded in one genomic region:
- the LOC126609227 gene encoding protein kinase PINOID-like, with translation MERFCENIQVLFGSVNAFQLTRILNLRSSDSSNPADQDTESSFSSCLYAMKVIDNEALTMKKKVQRAEMERKIIKMLDHLFLPTFYAEFEASHFSCIVMEYCSSGNLYSLRHIHPHKRFSLNSARFYAAEVLVALEYLHMLGIIYRDLKPENVLVRSDGHIMLSDFDLSLCSDAIPASSTTKQRPITPTKAKSKQKRESKSKNK, from the exons ATGGAGCGGTTTTGCGAGAACATTCAAGTACTATTTGGATCGGTCAACGCATTCCA GTTGACCCGCATCTTGAATCTCAGAAGCAGCGACTCTTCAAATCCAGCCGATCAGGATACCGAGTCTTCGTTCTCCTCATGCCTTTACGCCATGAAAGTCATCGACAATGAGGCTCTAACGATGAAGAAGAAAGTGCAGAGAGCCGAGATGGAGAGAAAGATCATCAAAATGCTTGACCACCTGTTCTTGCCCACTTTCTACGCCGAGTTCGAAGCCTCGCATTTCTCTTGCATCGTCATGGAGTACTGCTCCAGTGGCAACCTCTACTCCCTCCGCCACATTCATCCTCATAAACGTTTCTCCCTCAACTCCGCAAGGTTCTACGCTGCAGAGGTCCTGGTGGCGTTGGAATACCTCCACATGCTGGGAATCATCTACAGAGACTTAAAACCCGAGAACGTGCTGGTCAGATCGGACGGTCACATCATGCTCTCCGACTTTGACCTCTCACTATGCTCGGACGCAATCCCTGCCAGCTCAACCACCAAGCAAAGGCCCATCACTCCAACAAAAGCAAAATCAAAGCAAAAAagggaaagtaaaagcaaaaacaaGTGA